A genomic stretch from Sulfurihydrogenibium azorense Az-Fu1 includes:
- a CDS encoding HAD family hydrolase, protein MKHIELFMFDLDGTLLDSAEDIAIAVNYAFEKLKIPTKTTQEVVSKVGYGAKKLIEDLIPDYPQDIRDKALELFREFYFENPVIYSKLYEGAQETVIKIKESGKLTAVVTNKYENLSRRILDKLGILNYIDLVVGADTTSEKKPSPVPVFYTLEKLKVSNQNSILIGDSETDILTAKNAQVKSCLVLHGYGNKQLALSLNPEYVINSLKEVEV, encoded by the coding sequence ATGAAACATATTGAACTTTTCATGTTTGATTTAGATGGAACTTTGTTAGATTCAGCAGAAGATATAGCTATTGCCGTAAACTATGCATTTGAAAAGTTAAAGATTCCAACAAAAACAACACAAGAAGTAGTCTCAAAAGTAGGTTATGGAGCTAAAAAGCTTATAGAAGACCTAATACCAGACTATCCACAAGATATAAGAGACAAAGCTTTAGAACTTTTTAGAGAGTTTTACTTTGAAAATCCTGTTATCTATTCAAAACTTTACGAAGGAGCACAAGAAACAGTTATAAAAATAAAAGAAAGTGGCAAGTTAACAGCAGTAGTCACAAATAAGTACGAAAATTTATCAAGAAGAATATTAGATAAACTTGGTATTTTAAACTACATAGATTTAGTGGTTGGAGCTGATACAACTTCTGAAAAAAAACCAAGTCCAGTGCCAGTTTTTTACACTTTAGAAAAGTTAAAAGTTAGCAACCAAAACTCAATCCTTATTGGAGACAGTGAAACAGACATTCTCACAGCAAAAAATGCCCAAGTCAAAAGCTGTCTTGTCCTACATGGTTATGGAAACAAACAACTGGCTTTATCTTTAAACCCTGAATACGTAATAAATAGTCTAAAAGAAGTAGAGGTGTAA
- a CDS encoding FtsB family cell division protein produces the protein MQYSKEKKLSKSLDFNQKLIDRSLKAAAFILLITAIYTIGFGENNIFEYFKKVETRNNLQAQIDTIKRENQDLEKKIYYLQNDPFYVEKMARENLGLMKDNEEVYVIVGMKKESKEENQESQERWIDKIKAKYQQFKLQ, from the coding sequence ATGCAGTATTCAAAGGAAAAGAAGCTTTCAAAAAGTTTAGATTTTAACCAAAAACTCATAGACCGCAGCTTAAAGGCTGCGGCTTTTATTTTACTCATAACAGCCATTTACACTATAGGTTTTGGAGAAAACAACATCTTTGAATACTTTAAAAAAGTAGAAACAAGAAATAACTTACAAGCCCAGATAGATACTATAAAGAGAGAGAACCAAGACTTAGAAAAAAAGATATACTACCTACAAAACGACCCATTTTACGTAGAGAAGATGGCAAGAGAGAACCTTGGGCTTATGAAAGATAACGAGGAAGTTTACGTGATTGTAGGTATGAAAAAAGAATCTAAAGAAGAAAACCAAGAAAGTCAAGAGAGATGGATAGATAAAATAAAAGCAAAATATCAACAATTTAAACTACAATGA
- the eno gene encoding phosphopyruvate hydratase, with product MSIIVDVYGREVLDSRGNPTVEATVVLESGSVGSAIVPSGASTGVNEALELRDGDKKRFLGKGVLKAVENINTKIADLLIGEESENQVRIDRIMIEADGTENKSNFGANAILAVSLAVARATAVEKEMSLYRYLGGCNAKVLPVPLMNVINGGAHADNDLDFQEFMIVPVCGGSFKEALRAGVETFHVLKSVLKEKGYSTNVGDEGGFAPALRSTKEALDLLMMAIEKAGYTPGEDIFLALDAASSEFYENGKYKFEGRDLTSEDMVILYEEIVGTYPVISIEDGLAENDWEGWKNLTATIGNKVQLVGDDLFTTNPKIILEGIKNNVANSVLIKLNQIGTLTETLDAIELAKSNNYTAVISHRSGESEDTFIADLAVATNAGQIKTGSASRTDRIAKYNQLLRIEEELGKDAVFKGKEAFKKFRF from the coding sequence ATGTCTATAATTGTTGACGTTTATGGAAGAGAGGTTTTAGATTCAAGAGGAAATCCTACAGTTGAAGCTACGGTTGTTTTAGAAAGTGGATCCGTAGGATCTGCAATAGTGCCAAGTGGTGCATCAACAGGAGTAAATGAAGCCTTAGAGCTTAGAGATGGAGACAAAAAAAGATTCTTAGGAAAAGGTGTTTTAAAAGCCGTAGAAAATATAAACACTAAGATAGCTGACCTTTTAATTGGAGAAGAGTCTGAAAACCAAGTTAGAATAGATAGAATAATGATAGAAGCTGATGGAACTGAAAATAAATCAAACTTTGGTGCAAACGCAATACTTGCCGTATCTTTAGCAGTTGCAAGAGCAACAGCTGTAGAGAAAGAGATGTCTCTTTACAGGTATTTAGGTGGATGTAATGCAAAGGTTTTACCTGTACCACTTATGAACGTAATCAACGGTGGAGCCCACGCAGATAACGACCTTGATTTTCAAGAATTTATGATAGTACCAGTATGTGGTGGATCTTTTAAAGAAGCTTTAAGGGCAGGAGTAGAAACATTTCACGTTTTAAAATCGGTTTTAAAAGAAAAAGGATACTCGACTAACGTAGGAGATGAAGGAGGTTTTGCACCAGCCTTAAGATCAACAAAAGAAGCTCTTGATCTTTTAATGATGGCTATTGAGAAAGCTGGATACACACCAGGAGAAGATATATTCTTAGCCTTAGATGCTGCATCTTCTGAGTTTTACGAAAATGGAAAATATAAATTTGAAGGTAGAGATCTCACAAGTGAGGATATGGTTATCCTTTACGAAGAGATAGTAGGAACATATCCAGTTATATCCATAGAAGATGGACTTGCAGAGAATGACTGGGAAGGATGGAAAAACCTCACTGCAACAATAGGAAATAAGGTACAACTTGTTGGAGATGACCTTTTTACAACAAATCCTAAAATAATACTTGAAGGAATAAAAAATAATGTTGCAAACTCTGTTTTAATTAAATTAAACCAAATAGGTACTTTAACCGAAACGTTAGATGCTATAGAACTTGCAAAAAGTAATAACTATACGGCAGTAATATCCCACAGATCTGGAGAGAGTGAAGATACGTTTATAGCTGATTTAGCAGTTGCAACAAACGCAGGACAGATAAAGACAGGGTCAGCTTCAAGGACTGACAGAATAGCAAAGTATAACCAATTACTTAGAATAGAGGAAGAACTTGGTAAAGATGCAGTATTCAAAGGAAAAGAAGCTTTCAAAAAGTTTAGATTTTAA